The genomic interval ACAACTGCTGATGGTGAAACGGTAGCTATTCCTCAACATTACCGTAAAGCTCAAAAACGCCTGAGAGTTATCCAAAAGCGCGTTTCACGACGTAAGAAGGGTAGTGTTCGTAGAACAAAAGCTGTCAAGCAACTAAGTAAACAACATAAAAAAGTTGCTGACAAGCGCAAAGATTTCCACTTTAAAACTGCTAACAACTTATTGAAAAAACATGACGTAATCGCACATGAAGATTTAAACATCAAAGGACTTTCAAGGTCTAGACTTTCAAAATCTGTACATGATGCTGGTTGGGGTAACTTTTTATCAATACTGACAAACAAAGCCGAAAATGCTGGTTTGTTGGTAATACCTGTTAAAGCATCTGGGACAAGTCAAGAATGCTCTAGTTGTGGTGCAAAAGTACCTAAAAAACTGCATGAAAGATGGCATGACTGCCCACATTGTGGATGTAGTCTTGACCGTGACCACAACGCAGCAATAAATATAAAAAATAGAGCCGAGGGGCATCCGGTTCTTAAAGCTCATCGAGTATCCGAAGCGATAGCTGGATTTGGTGAGAAGCCTACACTGTATGCGATAGCATCAGTGTAGGAGTATGTCACGCAGATTGGGACAATAAACCTGACATATCTAATACTCGCTCTGACCAAGCACTAGCTTGTTCAGACATATTTGTGCGTTCGCTCTCATCAGACCAAAGACTATCAAATTTTAATTTCCACCTAGCTAGTTGAACTTGAATGTTCACCAATTCTTCGGCATATTCCGGTTCAATTTCTGCTGCTGTCCATTCAATAAAACATATAGTTTCATCTGCCACACTTTCAACTGCTTGCGGGTAAGCAATGTTACAAAATGTTCTCAACCTAGCTAAATTAGAAGCTATATGCCCTAAACGATGTGATGTATTTTCGCCTTGAAACCGTGCTTGTTTTTCATCCAATTTCTGGTTCATATCCACCTATTAACTCAGTCGCAATTTTGTTAACACGTTCTCGAATCTCTGGGTTTTGAATTAACATTGAGCGATTATTTTGACGCTTGACGTATGTTAATAATGGATTCATAGGCGATTGATTGATTATAGGGAGTCCAGTCAGCACCCCAGATATCTCGCTGTCTACTACCATCTTCGAGCAATGCCGCTTCACAATAGGCGTGTTTTTCTCCTCCCCCTGCTAAAATATCTCTTTCTATATCTACTGCTATTTTGATATAGATTCCCAAAGTTTGCAGCATTTGTTCAACTTGTTCTAGTGTTGC from Aulosira sp. FACHB-615 carries:
- a CDS encoding DUF5674 family protein, which produces MVLVIKERATLEQVEQMLQTLGIYIKIAVDIERDILAGGGEKHAYCEAALLEDGSRQRDIWGADWTPYNQSIAYESIINIRQASK